In Streptomyces durocortorensis, a genomic segment contains:
- the cysC gene encoding adenylyl-sulfate kinase, which translates to MSVTETGATIWLTGLPSAGKTTIAYELAGRLRTEGHKVEVLDGDEIREFLSAGLGFSREDRHTNVARIGFVAELLAANGVKVLVPVIAPFADSREAVRKRHAAESTTYLEVHVATPVEVCSVRDVKGLYAKQAAGEISGLTGVDDPYEAPESPDLRIESHQQTVQESAAALHALLTERGLA; encoded by the coding sequence ATGAGCGTGACGGAGACGGGAGCCACGATCTGGCTCACCGGTCTGCCGAGCGCGGGCAAGACCACCATCGCGTACGAGCTGGCGGGCCGGCTGCGGACCGAGGGCCACAAGGTGGAGGTGCTCGACGGCGACGAGATCCGGGAGTTCCTCTCCGCGGGCCTCGGCTTCTCCCGCGAGGACCGGCACACCAACGTGGCCCGGATCGGCTTCGTCGCCGAGCTGCTCGCCGCCAACGGCGTGAAGGTGCTGGTCCCCGTCATCGCCCCGTTCGCCGACAGCCGCGAGGCGGTCCGCAAGCGGCACGCCGCCGAGTCCACCACCTACCTGGAGGTGCACGTCGCGACACCCGTCGAGGTGTGCTCCGTACGCGATGTGAAGGGGCTGTACGCCAAGCAGGCCGCGGGCGAGATCAGCGGTCTCACCGGGGTCGACGACCCCTACGAGGCCCCCGAATCGCCCGACCTGCGGATCGAGTCGCACCAGCAGACCGTGCAGGAGTCAGCGGCGGCGCTCCACGCGCTGCTCACCGAGAGGGGCCTGGCGTGA
- a CDS encoding phosphoadenylyl-sulfate reductase encodes MTDTLLSGELTDRELQELAEQAGRELEGASATEILKWATDAFGPRFCVTSSMEDAVVAHLASRVLPGVDVVFLDTGYHFPETIGTRDAVDAVMDVNVITITPRQTVAEQDAEHGEKLHDRDPDLCCALRKVKPLEDGLTAYAAWATGLRRDESPTRANTPVVGWDAKRRKVKVSPIARWTQDDVDAYVAEHGVLTNPLLMDGYASVGCAPCTRRVLEGEDARAGRWAGRGKTECGLHG; translated from the coding sequence ATGACGGACACTCTGCTGAGTGGAGAGCTCACCGACCGGGAGCTCCAGGAGCTGGCCGAGCAGGCCGGACGGGAGCTGGAGGGCGCCTCCGCGACCGAGATCCTGAAGTGGGCGACCGACGCCTTCGGGCCGCGCTTCTGCGTCACCTCCTCGATGGAGGACGCCGTGGTCGCGCACCTGGCGTCGCGGGTGCTGCCGGGCGTGGACGTGGTCTTCCTGGACACCGGCTACCACTTCCCGGAGACCATCGGGACCCGGGACGCGGTGGACGCGGTGATGGACGTCAACGTCATCACGATCACCCCGCGGCAGACGGTCGCCGAGCAGGACGCGGAGCACGGCGAGAAGCTGCACGACCGCGACCCGGACCTGTGCTGCGCGCTGCGCAAGGTCAAGCCGTTGGAGGACGGCCTGACCGCGTACGCGGCGTGGGCGACGGGGCTGCGGCGCGACGAGTCCCCGACCCGGGCGAACACCCCGGTCGTGGGCTGGGACGCCAAGCGCCGCAAGGTGAAGGTCTCCCCCATCGCCCGCTGGACCCAGGACGACGTGGACGCCTACGTCGCCGAGCACGGGGTGCTCACCAACCCGCTGCTGATGGACGGTTACGCCTCCGTCGGCTGCGCGCCCTGCACCCGCCGGGTGCTGGAGGGCGAGGACGCGCGGGCCGGCCGCTGGGCGGGCCGGGGCAAGACCGAATGCGGGCTGCACGGCTGA
- a CDS encoding nitrite/sulfite reductase, producing MAATPEQPATTTPRRKAGRHRGEGQWAVGHHTPLNGNEQFKKDDDGLNVRTRIETIYSKRGFDSIDPNDLRGRMRWWGLYTQRKPGIDGGKTAVLEPEELDDEYFMLRVRIDGGRLTTQQLRVIGEISQEFARGTADLTDRQNVQYHWIRIEDVPEIWRRLEEVGLSTTEACGDTPRVILGSPVAGIAENEIIDGTPAIDEIQRRFIGNPDFSNLPRKFKSAVSGSPQLDVAHEINDIAFVGVNHPEHGPGFDLWVGGGLSTNPKLGVRLGAWVPLDEVADVYGGVIGIFRDYGYRRLRTRARLKFLVADWGAEKFRQVLEDEYLKRKLVDGPAPEQPAQTWRDHLGVHRQKDGRFYVGFAARVGRVDGTTLTKIADLADQHGSGRVRTTAEQKMIVLDVAEEQVESLVAGLEALDLRVTPSPFRRGTMACTGIEFCKLAIVETKARGASLIDELERRIPEFDHPITININGCPNACARIQVADIGLKGQLMLDDEGNQVEGYQVHLGGALGLEAGFGRKVRGLKVTSAELPDYIERVLGRFQEEREDGERFAAWAARASAESLS from the coding sequence ATGGCCGCTACCCCGGAACAGCCTGCGACCACCACACCCCGCCGCAAGGCCGGACGCCACCGTGGTGAGGGTCAGTGGGCCGTGGGCCACCACACCCCCCTGAACGGGAACGAGCAGTTCAAGAAGGACGACGACGGTCTCAACGTACGGACACGTATTGAGACGATCTACTCCAAGCGCGGCTTCGACTCCATCGACCCGAACGACCTGCGCGGACGTATGCGCTGGTGGGGGCTGTACACCCAGCGCAAGCCCGGCATCGACGGCGGCAAGACGGCCGTCCTTGAGCCGGAGGAGCTGGACGACGAGTACTTCATGCTGCGCGTCCGCATCGACGGGGGCCGGCTGACCACGCAGCAGCTGCGGGTGATCGGTGAGATCTCCCAGGAGTTCGCGCGCGGTACCGCCGACCTCACCGACCGGCAGAACGTGCAGTACCACTGGATCCGGATCGAGGACGTGCCCGAGATCTGGCGGCGCCTCGAAGAGGTGGGCCTGTCCACCACCGAGGCCTGCGGTGACACGCCCCGCGTGATCCTCGGCTCCCCCGTCGCGGGCATCGCCGAGAACGAGATCATCGACGGCACGCCCGCGATCGATGAGATCCAGCGCCGGTTCATCGGCAACCCCGACTTCTCCAACCTGCCCCGCAAGTTCAAGTCCGCGGTCTCCGGCTCCCCGCAGCTGGACGTGGCGCACGAGATCAACGACATCGCCTTCGTCGGCGTGAACCACCCGGAGCACGGCCCCGGCTTCGACCTCTGGGTCGGCGGCGGCCTGTCCACCAACCCCAAGCTCGGGGTCCGGCTCGGCGCCTGGGTGCCGCTGGACGAGGTGGCCGACGTGTACGGCGGGGTCATCGGGATCTTCCGCGACTACGGCTACCGGCGGCTGCGCACCCGCGCCCGCCTGAAGTTCCTGGTCGCGGACTGGGGCGCGGAGAAGTTCCGCCAGGTCCTGGAGGACGAGTACCTCAAGCGCAAGCTGGTCGACGGGCCCGCGCCCGAGCAGCCCGCCCAGACCTGGCGCGACCACCTCGGGGTGCACCGGCAGAAGGACGGCCGCTTCTACGTCGGCTTCGCCGCGCGGGTGGGCCGGGTCGACGGGACCACGCTCACCAAGATCGCCGACCTGGCGGACCAGCACGGCTCCGGCCGGGTGCGGACCACCGCCGAGCAGAAGATGATCGTCCTGGACGTGGCCGAGGAGCAGGTCGAGTCCCTGGTCGCCGGTCTGGAGGCGCTGGACCTGCGGGTCACGCCCTCCCCGTTCCGGCGCGGCACGATGGCCTGCACCGGCATCGAGTTCTGCAAGCTGGCGATCGTCGAGACGAAGGCGCGCGGCGCGTCCCTCATCGACGAACTGGAGCGCCGCATCCCGGAGTTCGACCACCCGATCACCATCAACATCAACGGCTGCCCGAACGCCTGCGCCCGTATCCAGGTCGCGGACATCGGTCTCAAGGGCCAGCTGATGCTGGACGACGAGGGCAACCAGGTCGAGGGCTATCAGGTGCACCTCGGTGGCGCGCTCGGGCTGGAGGCCGGGTTCGGCCGCAAGGTCCGTGGTCTGAAGGTCACTTCGGCCGAACTGCCGGACTACATCGAGCGGGTGCTCGGCCGTTTCCAGGAGGAGCGCGAGGACGGTGAGCGCTTCGCGGCCTGGGCGGCGCGCGCCAGTGCGGAGTCGCTGTCATGA
- a CDS encoding putative leader peptide: MSGTGIALVSRRHVDLGRMSSAICPAS, encoded by the coding sequence ATGTCTGGAACTGGAATTGCCTTGGTGAGTCGACGCCACGTCGACCTCGGCCGCATGTCCAGCGCCATCTGTCCGGCGAGCTGA
- a CDS encoding GNAT family N-acetyltransferase produces MSDFPQPAAPTTEVTVWSLEQTSPADLLPSAVPEGDVRIVRSEVPLPEFSRFLYTAVGGDIRWTDRLVMTYAQWQATLERPGAETWVAYANGTPAGYAELDPQDDGVVEIMYFGLIPAFRGRRIGGHLLSYAAARAWDLAERWPGRPATKRVWLHTCSNDGPHAMDNYLRRGFRLFDTRTEVEPEVATPGPWPGAYGS; encoded by the coding sequence ATGAGCGACTTCCCGCAGCCCGCAGCGCCGACCACCGAGGTGACCGTCTGGTCGCTGGAGCAGACCTCGCCCGCCGATCTGCTTCCGTCGGCCGTGCCGGAGGGGGACGTACGCATCGTCCGGTCCGAGGTGCCGCTGCCGGAGTTCAGCCGCTTCCTCTATACGGCCGTGGGCGGCGACATCCGGTGGACGGACCGGCTGGTGATGACGTACGCCCAGTGGCAGGCGACACTGGAGCGGCCCGGGGCGGAGACCTGGGTGGCGTACGCGAACGGGACTCCGGCCGGGTATGCGGAGCTGGACCCGCAGGACGACGGCGTGGTCGAGATCATGTACTTCGGGCTGATCCCGGCGTTCCGGGGGCGGCGGATCGGCGGCCATCTCCTGTCGTACGCAGCGGCGCGCGCCTGGGACCTGGCGGAGCGCTGGCCGGGGCGGCCCGCGACGAAGCGGGTGTGGCTGCACACCTGCTCGAACGATGGTCCGCACGCGATGGACAACTATCTGCGGCGCGGTTTCCGGCTCTTCGACACGAGGACCGAGGTGGAGCCCGAGGTGGCGACGCCCGGACCGTGGCCCGGGGCGTACGGCTCCTGA
- a CDS encoding GAF domain-containing protein, with translation MAAMAEKGSAGVVRVTGEGADRGATRLLHRAREARLTGERTRVAPRAEIDASWNRVVRSGIDPEQSPESELLEADEIEHRRRSTALGELMPLLRSGLASIADAAQQIMVVTDTEGRVLWRQGNTGVLRRAHDICLEEGAAWAEAATGTNAIGTALAARAPIQVHSAEHFIRALHGWTCAAAPVRDPRDGRLIGVVDISGPASTFHPATLALVDSVARLAEGEIRNRHLAEIERLRAVAAPILCRIGGRALAVDTHGRLAAVTGMPPVDRLPLPKSLRPGRVWLPSLGMCRVEPLPGGWLVQVSDGGAEGPPRRVVLDLSRPRGLAVHLTGPLGTSTQRLSPRHAELLFALSVHREGRTASELARDIFGDATRTVTVRAEISRLRRHLAPVLAHRPYRFGDGVEVEVVHPEHPGDLLPHSKAPVVTGARGRAGAG, from the coding sequence ATGGCGGCCATGGCGGAGAAGGGTTCTGCCGGGGTGGTGCGGGTGACCGGCGAAGGGGCGGACCGCGGGGCGACGCGGCTGCTCCACCGGGCCCGGGAGGCCCGGCTGACGGGTGAGCGGACCAGGGTCGCGCCCCGGGCCGAGATCGACGCCTCCTGGAACCGCGTGGTGCGCAGCGGCATAGACCCGGAGCAGTCGCCGGAGAGCGAGCTGCTGGAGGCGGACGAGATCGAGCACCGGCGGCGCAGCACGGCGCTCGGTGAGCTGATGCCGCTGCTGCGGTCGGGGCTCGCCTCGATCGCGGACGCCGCGCAGCAGATCATGGTGGTCACCGACACCGAGGGCCGGGTGCTGTGGCGGCAGGGCAACACCGGAGTACTGCGCCGGGCCCACGACATCTGCCTGGAGGAGGGGGCGGCCTGGGCGGAGGCGGCGACGGGGACGAACGCGATCGGTACGGCGCTGGCGGCCCGGGCCCCCATCCAGGTGCACTCGGCCGAGCACTTCATCCGGGCGCTGCACGGCTGGACCTGTGCGGCGGCCCCGGTGCGCGATCCGCGCGACGGACGGCTGATCGGGGTCGTGGACATCAGCGGCCCGGCGTCCACGTTCCATCCGGCGACGCTGGCGCTGGTCGACTCGGTGGCCCGGCTCGCCGAGGGCGAGATCCGCAACCGACACCTGGCGGAGATCGAGCGGCTGCGTGCGGTGGCCGCGCCGATCCTGTGCCGGATCGGCGGGCGGGCGCTGGCGGTGGACACACATGGGCGGCTGGCGGCGGTGACGGGGATGCCTCCGGTGGACCGGCTGCCGCTGCCGAAGTCGCTGCGGCCGGGCCGGGTGTGGCTGCCCTCGCTCGGCATGTGCCGGGTGGAGCCGCTGCCGGGCGGCTGGCTGGTGCAGGTGAGCGACGGCGGGGCGGAGGGGCCGCCCCGCCGGGTGGTGCTGGATCTGAGCCGGCCCCGGGGGCTCGCGGTGCATCTGACAGGTCCGCTGGGCACCAGCACCCAGCGGCTCTCGCCGCGCCACGCGGAGCTGCTGTTCGCGCTGTCCGTGCACCGGGAGGGGCGGACGGCGTCCGAGCTCGCGCGGGACATCTTCGGGGACGCGACCCGGACGGTGACGGTCCGGGCCGAGATCTCCCGGCTGCGGCGCCATCTGGCCCCGGTGCTGGCGCACCGCCCGTACCGCTTCGGGGACGGGGTGGAGGTGGAAGTGGTCCACCCGGAGCACCCGGGCGATCTGCTGCCGCACTCGAAGGCGCCGGTGGTGACGGGCGCCCGCGGGAGAGCGGGGGCCGGCTGA
- a CDS encoding acyl-CoA dehydrogenase family protein, with protein MAATTHTVTNQVPPLVGYDVFAADRALTEAVERHIATGVLPGALAELGELGRSAGSAQAQEWGAQANTYPPVLRTHDRYGNRIDEVEFHPSWHRLLSHAVSAGLTDAWGRPAGHVRRAAGFLVWTQAEAGHGCPLSMTHAAVPALRTDPALAAEWEPLLTSHTYEEGLRPAVRKSGVLFGMGMTEKQGGTDVRSNTTRAEPLSGEGEYLLTGHKWFCSAPMSDGFLVLAQAPGGLSCFLVPRVLPDGTRNVFAIQRLKDKLGNKSNASSEVEFDGTWARRVGEEGRGVRTIIEMVAATRLDCVVGSAALMRQAVAQAIHHSAYRSAFGGLLIEKPLMRNVLADLALESEAATVLAMRLASAYDTDTEEERAFLRLAVPAAKYWVTKRCTAVVGEALECLGGNGYVEESGMPRLLREAPLNSIWEGSGNVQALDVLRALQREPQALDAFLREVGKARGADHRLDAAIKDLLTELADLEGIEARARRLVERIALVLQGSLLVRWAPPEVSDAFCASRLGGDWGAAFGTLPHTLDLASVVARARPDAS; from the coding sequence ATGGCAGCCACCACCCACACAGTGACCAATCAGGTTCCGCCGCTGGTCGGCTATGACGTCTTTGCCGCCGACCGGGCCCTGACCGAGGCCGTCGAACGGCACATCGCGACCGGAGTTCTGCCCGGGGCGCTGGCGGAGCTCGGGGAGCTCGGCCGGTCCGCGGGCTCCGCCCAGGCCCAGGAATGGGGGGCGCAGGCGAATACGTACCCACCCGTTCTGCGCACCCATGACCGTTATGGGAATCGGATCGACGAAGTGGAGTTCCATCCGTCCTGGCACCGGCTGCTGAGCCATGCCGTGTCGGCCGGTCTGACGGACGCCTGGGGGCGTCCGGCCGGTCACGTGCGGCGCGCGGCCGGGTTCCTGGTCTGGACGCAGGCCGAGGCGGGGCACGGCTGCCCGCTGTCGATGACGCATGCCGCGGTGCCCGCGCTGCGGACCGATCCGGCGCTGGCCGCCGAGTGGGAGCCGCTGCTGACCTCGCACACGTACGAGGAGGGGCTGCGGCCCGCCGTGCGGAAGAGCGGGGTGCTCTTCGGGATGGGCATGACGGAGAAGCAGGGCGGCACCGACGTGCGGTCCAACACCACGCGGGCGGAGCCGCTGTCCGGCGAGGGCGAGTATCTGCTCACCGGGCACAAGTGGTTCTGTTCGGCGCCGATGTCGGACGGTTTCCTGGTGCTCGCGCAGGCGCCGGGCGGGCTGAGCTGCTTCCTGGTGCCGCGTGTGCTCCCGGACGGTACGCGCAACGTGTTCGCGATCCAGCGGCTGAAGGACAAGCTGGGCAACAAGTCGAACGCGTCCAGCGAGGTCGAGTTCGACGGGACGTGGGCCCGCCGGGTCGGCGAGGAGGGGCGCGGGGTGCGCACCATCATCGAGATGGTGGCGGCCACCCGGCTCGACTGCGTGGTCGGTTCGGCGGCGCTGATGCGGCAGGCGGTGGCGCAGGCGATCCATCACAGCGCGTACCGCAGCGCGTTCGGGGGGCTGCTGATCGAGAAGCCGCTGATGCGCAACGTGCTGGCCGACCTGGCGCTGGAGTCGGAGGCGGCGACGGTCCTGGCGATGCGGCTGGCCTCGGCGTACGACACGGACACCGAGGAGGAGCGGGCCTTCCTGCGGCTCGCGGTGCCCGCCGCGAAGTACTGGGTCACCAAGCGGTGCACGGCCGTGGTGGGCGAGGCGCTGGAGTGCCTGGGCGGCAACGGGTACGTGGAGGAGTCGGGGATGCCCCGGCTGTTGCGGGAGGCGCCGCTGAACTCGATCTGGGAGGGCTCCGGCAACGTCCAGGCGCTGGATGTGCTGCGCGCGCTGCAACGGGAGCCGCAGGCGCTGGACGCGTTCCTGCGTGAGGTCGGGAAGGCGCGCGGGGCGGATCACCGGCTGGACGCGGCGATCAAGGATCTGCTGACCGAACTGGCTGACCTGGAGGGCATCGAGGCGCGGGCCCGGCGGCTGGTGGAGCGCATCGCGCTGGTGCTCCAGGGTTCGCTGCTGGTGCGCTGGGCGCCGCCGGAGGTCTCCGACGCCTTCTGCGCCTCGCGGCTCGGCGGGGACTGGGGCGCGGCGTTCGGGACGCTGCCGCACACGCTGGATCTGGCGTCGGTGGTGGCACGGGCCCGGCCGGACGCCTCGTAG
- a CDS encoding YihY/virulence factor BrkB family protein: MLYRNVSKRQMAWHLLKDTVNSCIEYRILGLAAEAAFFTLLSLPPLLLGLIGLLGYVDEWTTTTTVASIERNILSAAQTVLSERGVNDFAKPLLADVTTGARPDIISIGFAIALWSGSRAVNVFIDTITVMYGLDGHRGIVKTRLLAFLLYVVALLLGAVVLPLLVVGPDRVVEFVPWGTEVIAVLYWPLVMVLTIAFLTTLYHVSVPVRSPWIEDVPGALVALGMWVFGSFLLRIYLTNTVEGPTIYGSLAAPIAVLLWIGISAFAVLVGAAVNAAIDRVWPSLATAEAREASERVRAAQAAEFVARTRATAYESTDTEDDEDDGPAYMPSEFPERWSRFLPPDDVKSRLHATWEKDSKESRTSREPPSS, encoded by the coding sequence GTGCTCTACCGCAACGTCTCCAAGCGGCAGATGGCATGGCACTTGCTCAAGGACACCGTCAACTCGTGCATCGAGTACCGCATCCTGGGACTCGCGGCCGAGGCGGCGTTCTTCACGCTTCTCTCGCTGCCCCCGCTGCTGCTCGGCCTGATCGGACTGCTCGGCTACGTCGACGAGTGGACGACCACCACCACGGTCGCCTCCATCGAGCGCAACATCCTCTCCGCCGCCCAGACCGTGCTCTCCGAGCGCGGGGTCAACGACTTCGCCAAACCGCTGCTCGCCGACGTCACGACCGGGGCCCGCCCCGACATCATCTCCATCGGCTTCGCCATCGCCCTGTGGTCCGGCTCCCGCGCGGTGAACGTCTTCATCGACACCATCACCGTGATGTACGGACTCGACGGCCACCGCGGGATCGTCAAGACCCGGCTGCTCGCCTTCCTGCTCTACGTCGTCGCCCTGCTGCTGGGCGCGGTGGTGCTGCCGCTCCTGGTCGTCGGGCCGGACCGGGTGGTCGAGTTCGTCCCCTGGGGCACCGAGGTCATAGCCGTCCTGTACTGGCCGCTCGTCATGGTGCTGACCATCGCGTTCCTCACCACGCTCTACCACGTGTCCGTCCCCGTGCGTTCGCCCTGGATCGAGGACGTCCCCGGAGCGCTCGTGGCGCTCGGCATGTGGGTGTTCGGCAGTTTCCTGCTGCGCATCTACCTCACCAACACGGTCGAAGGCCCCACGATCTACGGTTCGTTGGCAGCGCCCATCGCCGTCCTGCTCTGGATCGGCATCTCCGCCTTCGCGGTCCTGGTCGGCGCGGCGGTCAACGCGGCCATCGACCGGGTGTGGCCCTCGCTCGCCACCGCCGAAGCCCGCGAGGCATCCGAACGCGTCCGGGCCGCGCAGGCCGCCGAGTTCGTCGCCCGGACCCGCGCGACCGCCTACGAGAGCACGGACACGGAAGACGACGAGGACGACGGCCCCGCGTACATGCCCTCCGAGTTCCCCGAGCGCTGGTCCCGCTTCCTGCCGCCCGACGACGTGAAGTCCCGGCTGCACG